A region of the Myxococcus stipitatus DSM 14675 genome:
GCGGGAGTTCATCCAGCAGTTCGTGAGCCGGAAGCCTCCCAAGTAGCCCTGAGCAGTGGTGGGCCGCCCGGGGAGGCGGCCTACAGCAGCTGGCCGAGGAACACGCCTCCGGTCATCACGAAGGCCATCATCACCGCCACCACGGCCTTGAGCTCCAGGTCGCCTCGGTCCATCACGTTCATGAAGTTCATGGTGTCCATCCCTCTCTGCGTTGACCCCTCGCCCTCTTCTACGAGGCACCCCTCCACCGATTGCGTCCGCTTTTCGGCTCCCCTCGCCGTCCGCCAGGACCACCCCCGTGCCTCCCGACGCTTCCGCCGCGCCCAACGACTACTGGCTGCTTGACGGGCTGCCCACCCCCGCGGTGGTCCTCCGGGGAGACGAGGTGCGGGTCGCCAACGCGGCCATGGTGGCCCTGCTGGGTGTCTCCGCCGAGGAGCTGAAGGCCACCCCCGTCAGCGTGCACATGGAGCGCTTCGCCCCGGTGGAGCGTCGCTGGGTGGAGGCCGTCAACGAGGCCATCTCCCACGAGCGTCCCCGCCCGGAGCGCCCCCTGTGGCTGCGCCTGCGCGCCGCGGATGGACGAGAGCGCACGATGACGGCGACCTTCGCGCCGGGCGCCACGCCCCTGGAGATGGTGCTGCTCCTGCACGACGCGGCGGGCGAGGACACCACGCACCGGCTCACCGAAGCGCTGGGCGCCGCCGCGTCGGACATGCTGCACGCGAGCAGCGAGCAGGAGGTCCTGGAGTCCGCGGTGGAGGCCGTCCACCAGCAGGGCTTCTATGCGGCCATCCTCCTGGTCGAAGGCGACGTGTTCCGGCATGGGCCCATGCGCCAGGAGCCCGCCGTCGTCGCGCTGGCCGAGCGGACGTACGGCGCGCCGATTTCAGAGGTCCGCATCCCGCTCACCCTCCTGCCCCACATGGCGGAGGTGCTCACGCGCCGCAAGGCGGCCTTCCACCAGGACGCGCTCGGCGTCGCGCATCGCGTCCACGCGCCCGAGGTCTTCGAGGACATCCAGCGCACGTATCCCTCCGGCATCCGCGCGCTCGACGCGCCCATCTTCGTGGGAGGCCAGCCCTTCGGCCTGCTCTCCGCGCAGGGCCTGGACCTCACGCCCGCCGCCGCGAGCACGCTGGAGCTCTTCGCGCAGATGGTGGGCGGCATGCTGGAGAACGTGAGGCACCACCGCACGGCCGCGGAGCGACTGGCCGAGCTGTCCCGGCTCCAGGAGGAGCTCGTCGCCCACGAGCGCCTGACGGTGCTGGGCGAGGCCGCGGGCGTGGTGGCCCACGAGGTGCGCAATCCCCTGGGCGCCATCCTCAACGCGGTGGCGGTGCTGCGGCGCGAGCCCCACCTGGGCCCCACCGGTCATGCCGCGGTGGGGATGATGGAGGAGGAGGCCGTCCGGCTGGAGGACATCGTGCGGGACTTGCTGGACGTGGTGCGTCCGCTGGAGCCGCGTCCTCGCCCGGTGCACCTGGGAGAGCTCGTGCGCCGCGCGCTCGGCCAGCTCCATGGGCCGCCGGATGCGCCCACGCTGCGCTTCGTGGTGGACGAGGCGCCGGACACGCCCGAGCTGCTCGGCGACGAGACGCTGCTCCAGCTCGCGGCCACGCACCTGGTGCGCAACGCGGTGCAGGCGTCCCCTCCGGGCGGGCGCGTGCGGCTGTGCGTGGAGCCGGTGCCGGACGGCGTGCAATTGGTGGTGGAGGACGAAGGCCCGGGCATTCCCGACGTGGACCCGCGCCGCGTCTTCGAGCCGTTCTTCCTCACCCGCGCCAACGGACGGGGCCTGGGGTTGGCCATCGTCAAGCGCGTGGTGCTGGCCCACGGGGGGCAGGTGCGCGCGAGCGCCCGGCCCAAGCGAGGCGCCCGCTTCGAGGTGGTGCTCCCGCTCTCGCCTCCCCCTACCCGTACGTCTCCCGCCTGATGCGCTTGTCCTCGATGCCGAGGGCGTGCAGGTGTCCCAGCACCGTCTCCATGAAGCGCGGCGTCGCGGGCGTGCGCGTCTCCAGCGCCTTGCGTCGGTCCCACGGCGTAATCGCGGGGCCGCACGCGTAGACGAGGCAGGTGTCCCTGTCGGGGATGAGCTCCTCCAGGAGCGCCTGGTGGATGCGCCCCTTGCGCACGGACGCGCTGAAGCGCGACTCGTCCAGCTCCCGGGTGAGCGTGTGCACCAGGCGGACGCGGTCCGGATACTGGCGCTCCAGGGACTCCAGCTCCTCGCGGTAGAGCACGTCGCCCCAGGTCTTGTTGGACATGAGGACGGTGTGCCGAGGCTTCAGGTTCCGGTGCAGCGCGTCCTTGAGGATGCCGAAGTTGGGCACCGCGCCCGAGCCCGCCACCAGGTGGACGACGTGCCCGGTGCGCTGCTCCACGTCCTCGGGCAGGACGTACGGCCCCATGAAGCCCAGCACCTTGATGCGCGCGCCGGTGAGCCGCCCGTGGACGAGCAGCGGCGACAGGAGCGGCGGGTAGCGGGTGAGGCCGGGGATGAACTCCTCGTCCTTCACGGTGATGGCGACGTGCCGCTCGTGGGGCGCGGAGGCCATCGAATAGGAGCGCTGCGGCTCCTTGCGGCCCTTCTGTTCCTGGAGGAAGGCCGACAGCCGTCCGAGCGCGGGGAACTGGTGGGGGTCGATGTTGATGAACTGCCCGGCCTTGTAGTCCGGCGGGGTCTCTCCAAAGTCGAGGAAGAGGGTGGCGGTGTCGTGTGTGTCCATCCGCACACGGTCGACGGTGACCTCGTACTCCACGGGCTTCCTGCTGCGCGAGGGGGCGGCTTCGGCGCTCATAGGCTTCCTCCCTTAGCGCAAACCCGGGGGATGCGCCGCTGGGGGTTCGGATGACGCCAAGGTGCACACCTCATCCCCCAGTCGGTCCGGAGCGTTGGCTGCATGACGGCCCCGCGAGCGGGCACCGCGCGGCGTCATCCGAGCGCTGACCCGAGCGCGTCATGGCACTACATCTTCTGGTGGCCAGTGGTGCCGCTTGAAATCCGGGCCACAAACGGCCGGACATCCAGGCTTCCGCCGGTCCATGCTCTCGGGCCGTCCCCGAGGTGGAGGCGACCGACGCGTGCTCCGGATTCTCTTTTCCCTGATGGCCCGACTGCCGGAAGGTCCCCGGCGCCATGTGGTGCGCACGCTGATGGACAGCGTGTGGGATGTGCTGGCGGAAGAGCAGGTGGAGGGCCGGAGCTTCCTCCTGGACGAGCCCTGCCTCTACATCTGCAACCACTTGTCCAACGCGGATGGCTTCACGCTCTACCGCGCCTTCCGTCCTCGCAAGCTGTACTTCATGGCGGGCGTGAAGCTGCAGGGCACGGTGATGACGCGGCTGGCGTCGGAGACGATGGACACGATTGCCATCAAGCCCAACTCACCGGACATCGAGGCCATGCGCCGCGCGGTGGAGACGCTCAAGGGCGGCGACTCGGTGCTCATCTTCCCCGAGGGCGCGCGCAGCCGGACGGGCGAATTGCAGCAGGCCAAGAAGGGCGTGTCGCTCATCGCGAAGCGCGCGGGGGTGCCGGTGGTGCCCATCGCGTTGATGGGGACGGAGAAGCTGATGCCCATCGACGACGGGGACATGGGCGGAGAGCGGCTGTACCGCGCGAACGTCCGCATCCGCGTGGGCCCCTCGTTCCGCGTGGAGGACCTGGAGCCGGAGATTGCCGGCGCCGAGGACCCGAGGCAGGCGCTGGTGGATGCGATGATGCGCCGGGTGGCCCGGCTCCTGACGCCCGAGTATCAGGGCGTCTACGCGGAAGCCCCGCCGCGCGTCCCGCTCACGCTGCTGCCCGACC
Encoded here:
- a CDS encoding sensor histidine kinase, with product MPPDASAAPNDYWLLDGLPTPAVVLRGDEVRVANAAMVALLGVSAEELKATPVSVHMERFAPVERRWVEAVNEAISHERPRPERPLWLRLRAADGRERTMTATFAPGATPLEMVLLLHDAAGEDTTHRLTEALGAAASDMLHASSEQEVLESAVEAVHQQGFYAAILLVEGDVFRHGPMRQEPAVVALAERTYGAPISEVRIPLTLLPHMAEVLTRRKAAFHQDALGVAHRVHAPEVFEDIQRTYPSGIRALDAPIFVGGQPFGLLSAQGLDLTPAAASTLELFAQMVGGMLENVRHHRTAAERLAELSRLQEELVAHERLTVLGEAAGVVAHEVRNPLGAILNAVAVLRREPHLGPTGHAAVGMMEEEAVRLEDIVRDLLDVVRPLEPRPRPVHLGELVRRALGQLHGPPDAPTLRFVVDEAPDTPELLGDETLLQLAATHLVRNAVQASPPGGRVRLCVEPVPDGVQLVVEDEGPGIPDVDPRRVFEPFFLTRANGRGLGLAIVKRVVLAHGGQVRASARPKRGARFEVVLPLSPPPTRTSPA
- a CDS encoding NAD-dependent oxidoreductase, with amino-acid sequence MSAEAAPSRSRKPVEYEVTVDRVRMDTHDTATLFLDFGETPPDYKAGQFINIDPHQFPALGRLSAFLQEQKGRKEPQRSYSMASAPHERHVAITVKDEEFIPGLTRYPPLLSPLLVHGRLTGARIKVLGFMGPYVLPEDVEQRTGHVVHLVAGSGAVPNFGILKDALHRNLKPRHTVLMSNKTWGDVLYREELESLERQYPDRVRLVHTLTRELDESRFSASVRKGRIHQALLEELIPDRDTCLVYACGPAITPWDRRKALETRTPATPRFMETVLGHLHALGIEDKRIRRETYG
- a CDS encoding lysophospholipid acyltransferase family protein, with the translated sequence MLRILFSLMARLPEGPRRHVVRTLMDSVWDVLAEEQVEGRSFLLDEPCLYICNHLSNADGFTLYRAFRPRKLYFMAGVKLQGTVMTRLASETMDTIAIKPNSPDIEAMRRAVETLKGGDSVLIFPEGARSRTGELQQAKKGVSLIAKRAGVPVVPIALMGTEKLMPIDDGDMGGERLYRANVRIRVGPSFRVEDLEPEIAGAEDPRQALVDAMMRRVARLLTPEYQGVYAEAPPRVPLTLLPDPPAVPSP